From Inquilinus sp. Marseille-Q2685:
CGGCGGCGACCGCCTCGTGCTGCAGCACCCAGCGCGTGGCGACGTTGGAGAGGGAGACGCCATGCTTCCGCGCAACCTCGGCGGCGGCCTGCAGGATGCCCTGGAAGACACTCCAGCCGCCCGCCGCGTCGATGAAGCGCTTGTATTTCGACCGGCTCCAATCCGGCATCGAAGCGGGCTCCGGCCGGCCGAGCCACGTGTCCGACAGGAAGCCGCCGCAGAGCGTGCCGTAGGCCAGCAGCTTCACGCCCCTGGCCCGGCACAGATCCGACAGCGCGCCGGCCGCGCGGCGATCGACCAGGGAGAACGACACCTGGTTGGTCAGGACCGGCACGCCGTCTGCCAGGGCCACGGCCAGATGCGCGGCGTCGAAATTGGTGACGCCGATGGCGCCGATCAGCCCCTCCTCCCGCAGCCGCGCCATTTCGTGCAGCGCGTCGAGCCAGGCCGGATGCTCGAAGCTCCACCAGTGGAACTGCAGCAGGTCGACCCGGTCGACGCCCAGCCGGTCGAGCCGGTCCTGGACGCCGCGGCGGACCACCTCGGCCGTCATCGGCCCCGGCTCCGGGCACCATTTGGTAAAGGCGAGCGGCCGGCCTGCGCCCTTGCCGTGGCGGGCCAGCAGACGGCCGGCGATCAGCTCGGCGCTGCCGTAATGGTCGGCCATGTCGAAGCTGTCGAAGCCGGCCCGGACATAGGCGTCGAGGGCGTCGGCGCCGCGCTCGGGGTCGAGCGTCGCGCCGTCCTTCTCCAGGTCGGCCACCTGCCACAACCCGCAGACCAGCCGGCTGATCGAGAGGCCGGGACCGAGCTCGATGCGTTCAGGGGTTGCCGGCACGGGACGTCTCCTCGGTGATGGTCCGGCCGGCGCCCGACAGCCGGCCGAGATGGCGCGACACCACGCGGTCCTCGCCCAGCATGCCGCGCGGACGCAGCAGCAGGACGGCGCAGAGGGCGACGCCGATCATGACGATCTGCAGCGCGGCCGCGCGCGCCTGCTGGTCGGGCGGGAACAGGGCCGAGATGGCGCCGCCCGAGGCCGCCCAGAGGCCCCAGACGAAGACCGCGCCCAGAATGGCGCCGAGATTGCTGCCCGAGCCGCCGACGATCAGCATCGCCCAGACCTGGAAGGTCAGCCGGGGCAGGTAGTTGTCGGGCGCAATGAAGCCGATGAAATGCGCCTGCACGGCGCCGGCCAGCCCCATGATGCCGCCGCCGATGGCGAAGGCCTGCAGCCGGAACGAGACGGCGTTCTTGCCCAGGGCCCGCGCCGCCGTCTCGTCCTCGCGGATCGCCCGCAGCACCCGGCCCCAGGGGCTGCGCACCAGGCGCTGCAGCGCCAGGTACAGGAGCAGCACGACCGCTGCGACCACGCCGAGATTGGCCAGGCCGAACAGCAGCGGGGCGCCGGCCAGGCCGGCGAAGGGCCGCGGGGTGAAGCCGATGCCGAAGGGGCCGCCGGTCACCGTGACGAGGTTGAGGGCGCAGAGCTGCACAGCCACGGCGACGCCGAAGGTGGCGATGGCCAGGCAGTCGGCCCGCAGCCGGATGGTCAGCGCGCCGATCAGGAAGGACACCAGCGCCGTGGCCAGCGCCCCGCCCAGCCAGCCGGCCGGCATCGGCAGGCCGAAGCCGCCGAAGCGGTCTGCCGTCTCCGGCGTGGTCAGCAGCGCCGAGACATAGGCGCCGATCGCGACGAAGCCGGCGACGCCGACATTGAACAGCCCGGTCTGGCCCCATTGCACGTTCAGGCCGAGGCACATGATCGCGTAGGTCAGCGCCATGGTCAGGAAGAAGCAGCCATAGGCGACCAGCTCGACGCTCATCCGGCCCTCCCGAACAGGCCCTGGGGG
This genomic window contains:
- a CDS encoding branched-chain amino acid ABC transporter permease codes for the protein MSVELVAYGCFFLTMALTYAIMCLGLNVQWGQTGLFNVGVAGFVAIGAYVSALLTTPETADRFGGFGLPMPAGWLGGALATALVSFLIGALTIRLRADCLAIATFGVAVAVQLCALNLVTVTGGPFGIGFTPRPFAGLAGAPLLFGLANLGVVAAVVLLLYLALQRLVRSPWGRVLRAIREDETAARALGKNAVSFRLQAFAIGGGIMGLAGAVQAHFIGFIAPDNYLPRLTFQVWAMLIVGGSGSNLGAILGAVFVWGLWAASGGAISALFPPDQQARAAALQIVMIGVALCAVLLLRPRGMLGEDRVVSRHLGRLSGAGRTITEETSRAGNP
- a CDS encoding aldo/keto reductase codes for the protein MPATPERIELGPGLSISRLVCGLWQVADLEKDGATLDPERGADALDAYVRAGFDSFDMADHYGSAELIAGRLLARHGKGAGRPLAFTKWCPEPGPMTAEVVRRGVQDRLDRLGVDRVDLLQFHWWSFEHPAWLDALHEMARLREEGLIGAIGVTNFDAAHLAVALADGVPVLTNQVSFSLVDRRAAGALSDLCRARGVKLLAYGTLCGGFLSDTWLGRPEPASMPDWSRSKYKRFIDAAGGWSVFQGILQAAAEVARKHGVSLSNVATRWVLQHEAVAAAIIGARLGESEHRADNLKVFDFALDAQDRGRLEEAFAAATPIPGDCGDEYRRPPYLTASGDLSHHLDALPSIFTAEPVPGRPDRLRVSSGSVWEPIAGYSRAVRVKDTIRVSGTTATHGGDRCVAPGDPGAQATYILDKIAASIAALGGSMEDVVCTRIYLRDAAMWEPVSRAHGRVFGAVKPANTLVQAGALVGDYEVEIEAEAVVG